From Pempheris klunzingeri isolate RE-2024b chromosome 16, fPemKlu1.hap1, whole genome shotgun sequence, a single genomic window includes:
- the LOC139215355 gene encoding gap junction beta-3 protein-like, with protein sequence MDWKFLQGLLSGVNKYSTAFGRIWLSVVFVFRVLVFVVAAERVWSDDQGHFDCNTRQPGCTNICYDYYFPISHIRLWALQLIFVTCPSFMVVLHVAYREERERKYRAKHGEDTHLYNNPGQKHGGLWWTYLMSLFIKTTFEITFLYLLHYIYDSFKLPRKVQCDVSPCPNLVDCYIARPTEKTIFTYFMVGASVLCVVLNICEIFYLIAARMVNLKHRGSIHTSSRRIHPDVDCDGCKSSLTS encoded by the coding sequence ATGGATTGGAAGTTTCTCCAGGGTCTTCTCAGTGGAGTCAACAAGTACTCCACTGCCTTCGGACGTATCTGGCTCTCAGTGGTCTTCGTTTTCCGGGTGTTGGTCTTCGTGGTGGCTGCCGAGCGGGTCTGGAGCGACGATCAGGGACACTTTGATTGCAACACTCGCCAGCCGGGTTGCACCAACATCTGCTATGATTACTACTTCCCCATCTCCCACATTCGCCTCTGGGCTCTCCAGCTCATCTTCGTCACCTGCCCTTCCTTCATGGTGGTGCTGCACGTGGCCTACAGGGAAGAGCGGGAGCGCAAGTACCGGGCCAAGCACGGCGAGGACACTCATCTGTACAACAACCCCGGCCAAAAGCATGGCGGTCTGTGGTGGACTTACCTGATGAGCCTCTTCATCAAGACCACCTTTGAGATCACTTTTCTCTACTTGCTCCACTACATCTATGACAGCTTCAAGCTGCCCAGGAAGGTCCAATGTGATGTCAGTCCCTGTCCTAATCTGGTGGACTGCTACATAGCCCGGCCCACCGAGAAGACCATCTTCACCTACTTCATGGTCGGGGCGTCCGTCTTGTGCGTGGTGCTCAACATCTGTGAGATTTTCTACCTGATTGCTGCCCGCATGGTGAATCTCAAACATCGAGGCAGCATCCACACGTCATCTAGAAGGATCCACCCTGACGTGGACTGTGACGGCTGCAAGTCATCGCTGACGTCATAG
- the LOC139215326 gene encoding gap junction beta-4 protein-like gives MNWAFLQGLLSGVNKYSTAFGRIWLAIVFIFRLLVFLVACEKVWGDEQKDFDCNTRQPGCQNVCYDYYFPISHTRLWALQLIFVTCPSLLVTLHVSYRKDRERKHRLKHGEECAPLYDNTGKKRGGLWWTYFFSLMFKLTVDAVFVFLLFFIYKAAFFPPLVKCTEEPCPNVVDCYIARPTEKKIFTVFMVATSFVCIFLTLCEILYLCGKRLWECCSGGPRSARENSFMMTRTPLTGKENSAYNEAVLEKAKMADGEASAPAYSIAVS, from the exons ATGAACTGGGCCTTCCTTCAGGGCCTCCTTTCTGGGGTGAACAAGTACTCCACGGCGTTCGGTCGCATCTGGCTCGCCATCGTTTTCATCTTCAGGCTCCTGGTCTTCCTGGTGGCCTGTGAGAAGGTCTGGGGCGATGAGCAGAAGGACTTTGATTGCAACACCCGGCAGCCCGgttgtcaaaatgtctgctacGACTACTACTTCCCTATCTCTCACACCCGCCTGTGGGCTCTCCAGCTGATCTTTGTCACCTGCCCGTCTCTTCTCGTGACGCTGCATGTGTCCTACCGAAAAGATCGTGAGCGCAAACACCGGCTGAAGCACGGAGAAGAGTGCGCCCCCCTGTATGATAACACGGGGAAGAAGCGAGGGGGTCTTTGGTGGACCTACTTCTTCAGTCTGATGTTTAAGTTAACGGTGGACGCCGTGTTCGTCTTCCTGCTGTTCTTCATCTACAAGGCCGCGTTCTTCCCGCCGTTGGTGAAATGCACAGAAGAGCCATGTCCCAACGTGGTGGACTGCTACATTGCAAG GCCCACAGAGAAGAAAATATTCACCGTCTTCATGGTGGCGACCAGCTTTGTGTGCATCTTCCTCACTCTTTGTGAGATCCTCTACCTGTGTGGAAAGAGGCTCTGGGAGTGCTGCAGTGGAGGACCCCGCTCGGCAAGAGAAAACTCCTTCATGATGACCAGGACTCCTCTGACTGGGAAGGAGAACTCGGCGTACAACGAGGCTGTCCTGGAGAAGGCCAAGATGGCCGACGGAGAAGCTTCGGCCCCAGCATACAGCATAGCGGTGTCCTGA